In the Jatrophihabitans endophyticus genome, one interval contains:
- the rpmG gene encoding 50S ribosomal protein L33, whose translation MAATDVRPKITLACQVCKHRNYITVKNRRNDPDRLSMNKFCPNCGKHTEHRETR comes from the coding sequence GTGGCAGCCACCGACGTTCGTCCGAAGATCACCTTGGCGTGCCAGGTGTGCAAGCACCGCAACTACATCACCGTGAAGAACCGGCGTAACGACCCCGACCGGCTCTCGATGAACAAGTTCTGCCCGAACTGCGGCAAGCACACCGAGCACCGCGAGACGCGCTGA